A window from Kovacikia minuta CCNUW1 encodes these proteins:
- a CDS encoding polysaccharide pyruvyl transferase family protein: MPSTPILSQTRILKNAKQALSSLLNQKQKNQLQKVVSYTRLAYQDFRTEALGDLFPPKPTALNLLVNDVCNSRCQMCLIWKNKKDRELTPDELARVLDDDLFSNLQYVGVSGGEPTLRSDLSDLFKVICAKTPRILGTGIITNGIIHDVVKQRVLESAQVCASYGVPFNVMFSLDGLEAVHDTVRGRKNNFESTLSLLQFFHQETDIPTSFGCTITSSNALEVDELLDFAKAEGLYGRFRIAEFINRLYNQGQTEFVRAFDDKTLYHLGLFFFRAEQDFEPNPMFRKTYRNIRRMLVEGKPRQIGCPYQARAAVLTSRGELLYCAPKSPSLGNTLETSARKLFFSNLDQRQQIRQNDCKDCIHDYHVPVTFREQVADYLNRRRQRKYDCAKLLTLSATQGKQRTEIEDLSSLGSRQVLIVGWYGTETVGDKAILWTVIERLRSRPHPPEKIYLSSLYPFISDWTIREMNLGNITLVETYSQEFETVCDRVDEVVVGGGPLMDIEPLNHILYAFTKAAQNRAVARIEGCGVGPLHDPVYTQVVSEIFRLSDQVSLRDQASADRSLKQFPAPNVLVTPDPATDYVQTVKAAGKLQGNVPPLGLTPNVACFLREWTQEYAGDLCPEEFDELKQPFETQLADLVGTIATTKNLNIHLLPMHTFHVGGDDRVFNRRFAKALTHRVSEQSAGVHVAYAKGHISPAEILQSMYHAQLNICMRFHSVLFAETLGVPYLAIDYTGGGKIKAFLHHRNQLDRLISLQDVATGKWQERMVNGEW, translated from the coding sequence GTGCCATCTACCCCCATTCTGTCCCAAACCAGAATTTTAAAAAATGCAAAACAGGCACTCTCATCCCTCCTTAATCAGAAACAGAAAAACCAGCTTCAGAAAGTGGTTTCCTATACCCGACTTGCCTATCAGGATTTTAGAACGGAAGCATTAGGGGACCTATTTCCGCCCAAACCTACGGCACTTAACCTGCTGGTCAATGATGTCTGTAACTCCCGTTGCCAGATGTGCCTGATCTGGAAAAACAAAAAGGATAGGGAACTCACTCCCGATGAACTGGCAAGGGTCTTGGATGATGATTTGTTCAGTAATCTGCAATATGTGGGTGTGAGCGGTGGAGAACCAACCCTGCGATCGGACCTGTCCGATTTATTCAAAGTAATTTGCGCCAAAACACCCCGGATTTTGGGCACGGGCATCATTACCAATGGGATTATTCATGATGTGGTAAAACAGCGCGTCCTGGAATCCGCCCAGGTCTGTGCATCCTACGGCGTCCCGTTCAATGTGATGTTCTCCCTGGATGGGTTGGAAGCGGTACACGACACGGTGAGAGGGCGCAAAAATAATTTTGAATCCACGCTGTCATTGCTTCAATTCTTTCACCAGGAAACCGATATTCCTACCTCATTTGGCTGCACTATCACTTCATCAAATGCCCTGGAGGTCGATGAACTGCTGGATTTTGCAAAAGCGGAAGGGTTGTACGGCAGATTCAGGATTGCAGAGTTTATCAATCGGTTATATAACCAGGGGCAGACGGAATTTGTCAGAGCGTTTGACGATAAAACCCTGTACCATCTGGGATTGTTTTTCTTTCGAGCAGAGCAAGATTTTGAACCGAACCCGATGTTTCGTAAGACTTACCGAAACATCCGGCGCATGCTGGTAGAGGGCAAACCAAGGCAAATTGGATGTCCCTATCAAGCCAGGGCAGCAGTTCTAACCTCGCGGGGCGAGTTGCTGTACTGTGCCCCCAAATCTCCCAGTTTGGGAAATACGCTAGAAACTTCTGCCCGTAAGCTCTTCTTCTCGAATCTTGATCAGCGTCAACAGATTCGCCAAAACGATTGCAAAGATTGCATCCACGACTATCATGTGCCGGTGACGTTTCGAGAACAGGTGGCGGATTATCTCAATCGGCGCAGGCAGCGCAAATATGACTGTGCAAAATTACTGACCCTCTCTGCAACCCAGGGAAAACAACGAACGGAGATTGAAGATTTATCCAGCCTCGGTTCCCGCCAGGTATTGATTGTGGGTTGGTATGGAACGGAAACGGTGGGAGATAAGGCAATTTTGTGGACTGTGATTGAGCGGTTGCGATCGCGCCCCCATCCGCCAGAAAAAATTTACCTCTCCAGCCTCTATCCCTTCATCTCGGACTGGACAATTCGGGAGATGAATTTGGGCAACATCACCCTTGTAGAGACCTATTCCCAGGAGTTTGAAACCGTCTGCGATCGCGTCGATGAAGTGGTGGTGGGCGGAGGTCCATTGATGGATATCGAACCCCTCAACCATATTCTCTATGCCTTTACAAAAGCTGCCCAAAACCGGGCTGTGGCAAGAATTGAAGGTTGCGGCGTCGGTCCCCTTCACGATCCGGTTTATACCCAGGTGGTCTCTGAGATCTTCCGGCTCTCAGATCAGGTCAGCCTGCGCGACCAGGCATCGGCGGATCGGAGCCTGAAACAGTTTCCAGCACCCAACGTTTTAGTCACCCCCGATCCCGCGACAGACTATGTGCAAACCGTCAAAGCCGCTGGCAAGTTGCAGGGGAACGTGCCACCGCTGGGGCTAACCCCCAATGTTGCTTGCTTTTTAAGGGAATGGACGCAGGAATACGCTGGGGATTTGTGTCCAGAAGAATTTGACGAACTGAAGCAGCCGTTTGAAACCCAATTGGCAGACCTTGTGGGAACGATCGCGACCACCAAAAACCTGAATATCCACCTCCTGCCGATGCACACCTTTCATGTTGGAGGAGACGATCGAGTCTTTAACCGCCGATTCGCCAAAGCCTTAACCCACCGTGTTTCCGAACAAAGCGCAGGCGTTCACGTAGCCTATGCCAAGGGACACATTTCCCCGGCTGAAATTCTGCAAAGCATGTATCATGCCCAATTAAATATCTGCATGCGGTTTCACTCCGTTTTGTTTGCCGAAACGTTGGGTGTGCCCTATCTGGCGATCGACTACACTGGTGGTGGCAAAATCAAAGCCTTTTTGCACCATCGAAATCAACTCGATCGCCTGATTTCACTTCAGGACGTGGCAACAGGTAAATGGCAGGAAAGAATGGTGAATGGTGAATGGTGA